The Agrobacterium cucumeris genome has a segment encoding these proteins:
- a CDS encoding carbohydrate ABC transporter permease, which produces MATRNTSGLARVMLAPSVLLLLVWMIVPLAMTLWFSFQNYNLLNPANVSFAGLFNYQYFYTDPAFFQSIWNTLLIVGGVLAITVIGGIAIALLLDNDIFGQGIVRIMIISPFFVMPPVAALVWKNMIMHPGYGVLADLSRFFGLQPVDWFAQFPLLSIIIIVAWQWLPFATLILLTALQSLDGEQKEAAEMDGANFVNRFIHLTLPHLSRAITVVILIQTIFLLGVYAEILVTTNGGPGYASTNLAFLIYRTALLGYDVGGASAGGIIAVILANIVAIFLMRAVGKNLDR; this is translated from the coding sequence ATGGCAACTCGAAACACGAGCGGTCTGGCGCGGGTGATGCTTGCGCCATCGGTGCTGTTATTGCTGGTATGGATGATCGTGCCCCTGGCGATGACGCTGTGGTTCTCGTTCCAGAACTACAATCTCCTCAACCCGGCCAATGTCAGCTTTGCGGGCCTGTTCAATTACCAGTATTTCTACACCGACCCGGCCTTCTTCCAGTCGATCTGGAACACGTTGCTGATCGTCGGCGGCGTGCTTGCGATCACCGTCATCGGCGGCATCGCCATTGCGCTTCTGCTCGACAATGACATTTTCGGCCAGGGCATCGTGCGCATCATGATCATCTCGCCCTTCTTCGTCATGCCGCCGGTGGCCGCATTGGTGTGGAAGAACATGATCATGCATCCCGGTTACGGCGTGCTCGCCGATCTGTCGCGCTTCTTCGGCCTGCAGCCGGTCGACTGGTTTGCGCAGTTTCCGCTGCTCTCCATCATCATCATCGTCGCCTGGCAATGGCTGCCCTTTGCGACGCTGATCCTGCTCACCGCGCTGCAGTCGCTCGATGGCGAGCAGAAGGAAGCCGCCGAGATGGATGGCGCCAACTTCGTCAACCGCTTCATCCATCTGACCCTGCCGCATCTGTCGCGCGCCATCACCGTCGTCATTCTCATCCAGACGATCTTCCTGCTTGGCGTCTACGCGGAAATCCTCGTCACCACCAATGGCGGACCGGGTTATGCCTCCACCAACCTCGCCTTCCTCATCTATCGCACCGCACTTCTGGGGTACGACGTCGGCGGCGCTTCGGCCGGCGGCATCATCGCCGTCATCCTCGCCAATATCGTCGCCATCTTCCTGATGCGCGCCGTCGGCAAGAACCTCGACCGGTAA
- a CDS encoding carbohydrate ABC transporter permease, whose protein sequence is MARKTTTRAKIGFSIAAWAVALLLFFPILYAFLTSLKTEPEAIAGFSLIPSGTLENYVTVQTQRDYFKPFMNSVVLSLGSTIIALIIAIPAAWAMAFSPTKRTKDILMWMLSTKMMPAVAVLVPIYLLFRNAGLLDTRIGLTIMLTFINLPIVIWMLYTYFREIPGEILEAARMDGASLWNEIVHVLTPMAVPGIASTLLLNVILAWNEAFWTIRLTTTNAAPLTAFIASFSSPQGLFWAKLSAASMMAIAPILVIGWFSQKQLVRGLTFGAVK, encoded by the coding sequence ATGGCCCGCAAGACAACCACACGTGCGAAGATCGGCTTTTCCATCGCGGCCTGGGCCGTGGCGTTGCTGCTGTTCTTCCCGATCCTCTATGCCTTCCTCACCTCGCTCAAGACCGAGCCGGAGGCAATCGCCGGCTTCAGCCTCATTCCCTCGGGCACGCTTGAGAATTACGTGACGGTCCAGACCCAGCGCGATTACTTCAAGCCGTTCATGAACTCGGTGGTGCTGTCGCTCGGCTCGACGATCATCGCGCTGATCATCGCCATTCCCGCCGCCTGGGCCATGGCGTTCTCGCCGACCAAACGCACCAAGGACATCTTGATGTGGATGCTCTCCACCAAGATGATGCCGGCCGTCGCCGTGCTGGTGCCGATCTATCTGCTCTTCCGCAATGCCGGCCTGCTCGATACCCGCATTGGCCTCACCATCATGCTCACCTTCATCAACCTGCCGATCGTCATCTGGATGCTCTACACCTACTTCCGGGAAATCCCCGGTGAGATCCTCGAGGCAGCCCGCATGGATGGCGCATCCCTGTGGAATGAGATCGTGCATGTGCTCACACCAATGGCGGTGCCGGGCATTGCCTCGACGCTGCTCTTAAACGTCATCCTTGCCTGGAACGAAGCCTTCTGGACCATCCGGCTGACGACCACCAATGCAGCCCCGCTGACGGCCTTCATCGCCTCCTTCTCGAGCCCACAGGGGCTGTTCTGGGCAAAACTCTCGGCCGCCTCGATGATGGCGATCGCCCCCATTCTCGTCATCGGCTGGTTCTCGCAGAAACAACTCGTGCGTGGCCTGACCTTTGGCGCCGTGAAATAA
- a CDS encoding ABC transporter ATP-binding protein, with protein MGSISLQNVSKLFGEAKVIPSIDLDINDGEFVVFVGPSGCGKSTLLRLIAGLEDVSGGKIVIDGNDATEKAPAERGLAMVFQSYALYPHMSVRNNIAFPLKMAKLDKAVIDKKVEDAARVLNLTDYLERRPSQLSGGQRQRVAIGRAIVREPKAFLFDEPLSNLDAALRGTMRLEISELHNTLKTTMIYVTHDQVEAMTMADKIVVLNRGNIEQVGSPMELYRTPANLFVAGFIGSPRMNLITGDFARSKNATTAGVRPEHLLLSKESGLWQGKVTVAEHLGSDTFLHLEVSGIGPITARTDGEFECKHGDTVFITPDETKIHRFDEKGIAL; from the coding sequence ATGGGCAGCATTTCCCTTCAGAACGTGTCCAAGCTCTTCGGTGAGGCGAAAGTCATCCCGTCGATCGATCTTGATATCAACGACGGCGAGTTCGTCGTCTTCGTCGGCCCGTCGGGCTGCGGCAAGTCCACGCTTCTGCGCCTCATCGCCGGGCTGGAGGACGTCTCCGGCGGCAAGATCGTCATCGACGGCAATGACGCCACCGAAAAGGCCCCGGCCGAACGCGGCCTTGCCATGGTGTTCCAGTCCTATGCGCTTTATCCGCATATGAGTGTCAGGAACAACATCGCCTTCCCGCTGAAGATGGCCAAGCTCGACAAGGCGGTGATCGATAAAAAGGTGGAAGATGCCGCCCGGGTGCTGAACCTCACCGATTATCTCGAACGCCGGCCCTCGCAGCTGTCTGGCGGCCAGCGCCAGCGCGTCGCCATCGGCCGCGCCATCGTGCGCGAACCGAAAGCCTTCCTGTTCGACGAGCCGCTTTCCAACCTCGATGCGGCGCTGCGCGGCACCATGCGGCTGGAAATCTCCGAGCTGCACAACACGTTGAAGACAACGATGATCTACGTCACCCACGACCAGGTGGAGGCCATGACCATGGCCGACAAGATCGTGGTGCTCAACCGCGGCAATATCGAGCAGGTCGGTTCGCCGATGGAGCTTTACCGCACCCCCGCCAACCTCTTCGTCGCCGGCTTCATCGGCTCACCGCGCATGAACCTCATCACCGGCGACTTTGCCCGCAGCAAGAACGCCACCACCGCCGGCGTGCGGCCGGAGCATCTGCTGCTGTCGAAGGAAAGCGGGCTGTGGCAGGGCAAGGTCACCGTTGCCGAACATCTCGGATCGGATACCTTCCTGCATCTCGAGGTGTCAGGCATCGGCCCGATCACCGCAAGGACCGATGGTGAGTTCGAATGCAAACATGGCGATACCGTGTTCATCACCCCGGACGAGACCAAGATACACAGGTTTGATGAGAAGGGTATCGCACTATGA
- a CDS encoding L-iditol 2-dehydrogenase → MTGRLEGKSALITGSARGIGRAFAEAYLREGATVAIADIDFERASKTAREIGENAYAVELDVTKQHSIDTAIRTVEGQAGGLDILINNAALFDLAPIVEIKRESYERLFSINVSGTLFMMQAAAKTMIARGKGGKIINMASQAGRRGEALVAVYCATKAAVISLTQSAGLDLIKHGINVNAIAPGVVDGEHWDGVDALFAKYENRPAGEKKRLVGEAVPFGRMGRAEDLTGMAVFLASDEAEYIVAQTYNVDGGNWMS, encoded by the coding sequence ATGACGGGAAGACTGGAGGGCAAATCCGCGCTGATAACCGGCTCGGCACGCGGCATCGGCCGCGCCTTCGCTGAAGCCTATCTGCGCGAGGGTGCGACGGTTGCCATCGCCGATATCGATTTCGAGCGGGCGAGCAAGACCGCCCGCGAGATCGGCGAGAACGCCTATGCCGTCGAACTCGATGTGACCAAACAGCATTCCATCGATACCGCCATCCGCACCGTGGAAGGTCAGGCGGGCGGGCTCGATATCCTCATCAACAATGCCGCACTCTTTGACCTCGCACCGATTGTCGAGATCAAACGCGAGAGCTACGAGCGGCTGTTTTCGATTAACGTATCCGGCACGCTGTTCATGATGCAGGCCGCCGCAAAAACAATGATTGCTCGGGGAAAAGGCGGCAAGATCATCAACATGGCAAGCCAGGCGGGCCGGCGCGGTGAGGCCTTGGTGGCGGTTTATTGCGCCACCAAGGCCGCCGTCATCAGCCTCACGCAATCGGCCGGTCTCGACCTCATCAAACACGGCATCAACGTCAATGCGATTGCGCCCGGTGTGGTCGATGGCGAGCACTGGGACGGTGTGGATGCGCTGTTTGCGAAATATGAAAACCGCCCGGCCGGCGAAAAGAAGCGGCTGGTCGGCGAGGCGGTACCTTTCGGCCGTATGGGCCGTGCCGAAGACCTGACCGGCATGGCGGTCTTCCTTGCTTCTGATGAAGCCGAATACATCGTCGCCCAGACCTATAATGTCGATGGCGGCAACTGGATGAGCTGA
- a CDS encoding mannitol dehydrogenase family protein, with the protein MTCKLSLATLDEAQKTAAIPTYSRADLSAGIVHFGVGNFHRAHQAVYLDDLFNTGTDHDFAIIGAGVLPSDAVMREKLAAQDFLTTVVEQDNNRTGARVTGPMIDILQVGDTKTIIDTLADPKIRIVSMTITEGGYFIDASGSFNPQHPAIAEDGKNPAAPKTVFGFIVAGLKARRDKGLQPFTVMSCDNIPHNGKVTKNAVVGLAALSDPAFANWIGENVAFPNSMVDRITPATGERERTIARDDFGIEDNWPVFCEEFKQWVMEDNFPAGRPALEKAGVQFVSDVAPYEHMKIRILNGGHAAIAYPAALLDIHFVHEAMEHPLIRAFLAKLENEEIIPVIPPVPDTNLADYFGLIERRFLNPKIGDTIPRLAQDGSNRQPKFILPSTADRLARGEDIVGLSLVSALWCRYFYGTSDSGKQITFNDASAERLQAAAIRAKDDPAAFLVFDDIFGEVAESELFRKRFAHALKTLWQEGTAKTLQLYLDDKLAEK; encoded by the coding sequence ATGACATGCAAACTCTCCCTCGCAACGCTTGACGAAGCCCAAAAAACGGCGGCGATTCCGACCTATTCCCGTGCTGATCTCTCCGCCGGCATCGTGCATTTCGGCGTTGGTAATTTCCATCGCGCCCATCAGGCGGTCTATCTGGATGATCTGTTCAATACGGGCACGGACCATGACTTCGCCATCATCGGTGCGGGCGTGCTGCCGTCCGATGCGGTGATGCGCGAAAAGCTTGCGGCGCAGGATTTCCTGACCACTGTCGTGGAACAGGACAATAACCGCACCGGTGCGCGCGTTACCGGGCCGATGATCGACATTCTGCAGGTCGGCGACACAAAGACGATTATCGATACCCTTGCCGATCCGAAGATCCGCATCGTCTCGATGACGATTACCGAGGGCGGTTATTTCATTGATGCTTCCGGTTCCTTCAACCCGCAGCATCCGGCGATTGCCGAAGACGGCAAGAACCCGGCTGCGCCAAAAACCGTGTTCGGCTTCATCGTCGCCGGGCTGAAGGCGCGGCGGGACAAGGGGTTGCAACCCTTTACCGTCATGTCCTGCGACAACATTCCGCATAATGGCAAGGTCACGAAAAATGCCGTGGTTGGGCTCGCGGCCTTGTCGGATCCGGCCTTCGCCAACTGGATCGGCGAAAATGTCGCTTTCCCCAATTCCATGGTTGACCGCATTACGCCTGCTACCGGCGAGCGTGAACGCACTATCGCCCGCGACGATTTCGGCATCGAGGATAACTGGCCGGTCTTTTGCGAAGAGTTCAAGCAATGGGTGATGGAGGATAATTTCCCCGCTGGTCGCCCGGCGCTGGAAAAGGCCGGCGTGCAGTTCGTTTCTGATGTTGCGCCCTATGAGCACATGAAAATCCGCATCCTCAATGGCGGCCATGCGGCAATTGCCTATCCGGCGGCACTGCTCGATATTCATTTTGTCCATGAGGCGATGGAGCATCCGCTGATCCGGGCGTTTCTGGCAAAGCTTGAAAATGAAGAGATCATTCCGGTCATTCCACCCGTTCCCGACACAAATCTTGCCGACTATTTCGGGCTGATCGAACGGCGTTTCCTCAATCCGAAAATCGGCGACACCATTCCGCGTCTGGCGCAGGACGGCTCCAATCGCCAGCCGAAATTCATTCTGCCATCCACCGCCGACCGGTTGGCGCGCGGCGAGGATATCGTCGGCCTTTCGCTGGTGTCTGCCCTGTGGTGCCGCTATTTCTACGGCACGTCCGACAGCGGCAAGCAAATCACCTTCAACGATGCAAGCGCCGAACGTTTGCAGGCGGCCGCCATCAGGGCCAAGGATGACCCTGCGGCTTTCCTCGTCTTCGACGATATTTTCGGGGAGGTTGCCGAATCGGAACTTTTCCGTAAACGCTTTGCCCATGCATTGAAGACGCTGTGGCAAGAAGGCACGGCGAAGACCTTGCAGCTTTATCTGGATGACAAGCTGGCTGAAAAGTGA
- a CDS encoding HAD family hydrolase, translated as MEDRTGPLLIFDCDGVLVDSEPVSVSVLLDMLSHLGVTMEEEEAYERFLGRSVASMTATLFEDYGVETDIDFLDHMRATLFERFRTELRPIDGIAQTLDRLVPLRRCVASSSQPERIRYSLGLTGLIDRFEPHVFSATMVKNGKPAPDLFLHAAQAMGAEPRHCIVIEDSPAGIAAAKAAGMGVFAFTGGSHARFPAFREKIAGLGADAVFDAMPDLVQLVGNYVGKGGFDGQVERDAG; from the coding sequence ATGGAAGACCGGACCGGGCCTCTGCTGATTTTCGATTGCGACGGTGTTCTCGTCGACAGCGAGCCGGTCTCGGTCTCGGTGCTTCTCGACATGCTCTCCCATCTCGGTGTGACGATGGAAGAGGAAGAGGCTTATGAGCGTTTTCTCGGCCGCAGCGTCGCCAGCATGACGGCGACGCTGTTTGAGGATTACGGCGTCGAAACCGACATTGATTTTCTCGATCATATGCGGGCGACGCTGTTTGAACGCTTTCGCACCGAGCTGCGGCCGATCGACGGCATTGCGCAAACGCTGGACCGGCTTGTGCCCCTCAGACGCTGCGTGGCCTCTTCCAGCCAGCCGGAGCGCATTCGTTACTCGCTGGGGCTGACCGGCCTGATCGACCGCTTCGAGCCACATGTCTTTAGCGCCACGATGGTGAAGAATGGCAAGCCGGCACCCGATCTTTTCCTGCATGCGGCGCAGGCGATGGGCGCCGAGCCGCGTCACTGCATCGTGATTGAGGACAGCCCGGCCGGTATTGCCGCCGCAAAGGCTGCGGGCATGGGCGTTTTTGCCTTTACCGGCGGCTCGCATGCGCGCTTTCCCGCATTCCGCGAGAAGATCGCCGGGCTTGGTGCGGATGCCGTGTTTGACGCGATGCCGGATTTGGTCCAACTTGTCGGCAACTATGTGGGGAAGGGCGGTTTTGACGGCCAAGTGGAACGTGACGCAGGCTGA
- a CDS encoding FGGY-family carbohydrate kinase, with product MRQNLVAVDVGTASARAGIFDPTGRLLARSTHPILMQRPRENHAEHDSTDIWNAVCIAVKAALADAGVLPQSIAAIGFDATCSLVIRDARGEPVSVSVTGEDRFDTIVWLDHRAISEADRLTASGHRVLDFAGNSVSPEMQMPKLMWLKTHMPVSWGRMSFAFDLADFLTWKATGSTKRSNCTQTAKWNFLAQENPGWQADYLELAGLADLKERASLPETTVMPGESIGPLSPEAAMELGLDTGCQVAAGMIDAYAGALGALGGCLSDDVGRHVALIAGTSSCLVAMSERQMPGHSLWGPYWQAILPGHWLVEGGQSATGALLDHIVRMHAAGGEPDTALHARIVARVTELRALEGEAFAERLHVLPDFHGNRSPLADPHAVGVISGLTLDTSFDSLCRLYWRTAVAIALGARHVLDAMERFGYSVESLHVTGGHVKNPLLMELYADVTGKRIVVPATADAVLLGTAMTAAAAGGVHASIVAAGAAMYPGNAEISGNPALTPRYQRDYRRFLAMYRHRQELENL from the coding sequence ATGCGTCAAAATCTCGTCGCTGTCGATGTCGGTACAGCCAGCGCGCGGGCTGGCATTTTCGATCCAACCGGCAGGCTTCTCGCCCGCTCCACCCACCCGATCCTGATGCAGCGGCCGCGTGAAAACCACGCCGAGCACGATTCCACCGATATATGGAATGCTGTCTGCATTGCCGTGAAAGCAGCCCTTGCCGATGCCGGCGTTCTGCCGCAAAGCATCGCCGCCATCGGTTTTGACGCCACCTGCTCGCTGGTCATTCGCGATGCGCGGGGAGAGCCGGTTTCAGTTTCGGTGACGGGTGAGGACAGGTTCGATACCATCGTCTGGCTCGACCACCGTGCGATCTCGGAGGCCGACCGGCTGACGGCCTCGGGCCATCGGGTGCTGGATTTTGCCGGCAACAGCGTGTCGCCGGAAATGCAGATGCCGAAGCTGATGTGGTTGAAGACGCATATGCCGGTAAGCTGGGGACGCATGTCCTTCGCCTTCGATCTGGCGGATTTTCTGACATGGAAAGCAACCGGTTCAACCAAGCGCTCAAATTGCACGCAGACGGCGAAGTGGAATTTTCTGGCGCAGGAAAATCCCGGCTGGCAGGCGGATTATCTGGAACTGGCGGGGCTTGCCGATCTGAAAGAGCGCGCCAGCCTTCCGGAAACCACGGTGATGCCAGGGGAGAGCATCGGCCCACTTTCGCCCGAGGCGGCGATGGAACTCGGTCTCGACACCGGCTGCCAGGTGGCGGCGGGCATGATCGATGCCTATGCCGGAGCGCTCGGTGCGCTGGGCGGTTGCCTTTCGGACGATGTCGGTCGGCACGTGGCGCTGATCGCCGGCACTTCCAGCTGCCTCGTTGCCATGTCCGAGCGGCAGATGCCCGGCCACAGCCTCTGGGGTCCCTATTGGCAGGCGATCCTTCCCGGTCACTGGCTGGTGGAGGGTGGGCAATCAGCCACCGGCGCGCTGCTTGATCATATCGTGCGCATGCATGCGGCGGGCGGTGAGCCGGATACGGCGCTGCATGCCCGCATCGTTGCCCGTGTCACTGAATTGCGCGCGCTTGAGGGAGAGGCCTTTGCCGAGCGGCTGCATGTGCTGCCGGATTTCCACGGCAACCGCTCGCCGCTTGCCGATCCGCATGCGGTTGGTGTCATCAGCGGGCTGACGCTGGATACGTCCTTCGACAGTCTTTGCCGCCTGTACTGGCGCACCGCCGTGGCGATTGCGCTCGGCGCGCGCCATGTACTCGATGCCATGGAGCGCTTCGGTTATTCGGTCGAAAGCCTGCACGTCACCGGCGGTCATGTGAAGAACCCGCTCTTGATGGAGCTTTACGCCGATGTGACGGGCAAGCGCATCGTGGTTCCCGCCACCGCCGATGCCGTGTTGCTCGGCACGGCGATGACGGCGGCCGCGGCCGGTGGGGTGCATGCGAGTATTGTGGCGGCTGGCGCGGCCATGTATCCGGGCAATGCGGAAATTTCCGGAAATCCGGCCCTCACTCCCCGTTATCAACGGGACTACCGCCGTTTTCTCGCCATGTATCGCCATCGCCAGGAACTGGAGAACCTCTGA
- a CDS encoding MurR/RpiR family transcriptional regulator, with translation MVEKLLLNLTRAMKAGTPSERKIAKYLIEHLDELPFETAQTLAAKLGLSPMTVGRFLRSLGYRQFSDIRADLRHAEQTAGPDQPTVIESGERQSNPFSQLLSQQIQAIQTAFDMTAQPMWRLAMTEITSATDVFLATSPEGLGATRHFHGRLLECRGHVHYLGSDSAAYVALWDFEPAQTLLVIMDCGGSLSPLQHLSATARKGGYRTLLITTRFYEWGPESADICLALPQAHNGGQGLLQLVSLMEFTLCSLMAEADETRKTRMKNLSGLKRSLGI, from the coding sequence TTGGTGGAAAAGCTGCTGTTGAATCTTACCCGTGCCATGAAGGCCGGCACACCTTCCGAGCGCAAGATCGCCAAATATCTGATCGAGCATCTGGACGAGCTACCTTTCGAAACGGCGCAGACGCTGGCCGCCAAGCTCGGCCTCAGCCCGATGACGGTCGGACGTTTCTTGCGTTCGCTCGGATATCGGCAGTTCAGCGACATCCGCGCCGATCTGCGCCATGCGGAACAGACGGCTGGCCCGGATCAGCCCACGGTGATCGAAAGCGGAGAGCGCCAGTCCAACCCGTTTTCTCAACTCCTCTCGCAGCAGATACAGGCCATCCAGACCGCATTCGACATGACCGCCCAGCCAATGTGGCGTCTGGCTATGACCGAAATCACCTCGGCAACCGATGTTTTTCTGGCGACATCGCCGGAAGGTCTTGGCGCCACACGTCACTTCCACGGACGACTTCTGGAATGTCGCGGCCACGTCCATTATCTCGGCAGCGACAGTGCCGCCTATGTCGCCCTATGGGATTTCGAACCGGCACAGACGCTTCTCGTCATCATGGATTGCGGCGGCAGCCTTTCACCCCTGCAGCACCTGTCGGCAACCGCACGCAAAGGCGGCTACAGAACGCTGTTAATCACCACCCGGTTTTACGAATGGGGTCCTGAAAGCGCTGACATCTGTCTGGCCCTACCTCAAGCCCATAATGGCGGCCAAGGTCTGCTGCAGCTCGTCTCCCTGATGGAATTTACCCTCTGCAGCCTGATGGCGGAGGCCGATGAAACGCGCAAAACGCGGATGAAAAACCTCTCCGGGCTGAAGCGTTCGCTGGGCATCTGA
- a CDS encoding sulfate transporter family protein — MILDAARLAFQNLFATETRSVFWKVLGLTLLVLAALWFAIRSIFIYFALPWVDTLIPGIPDWAGWLTFVFAIFAGIGLALALALLISPVTAVIAGLFLDDVAEVVEKKTYPDDPPGRAMPIGEAVLSSIKFFGVVIAGNLIALLLLLVPGVNLIAFFLVNGYLLGREFFEFAAMRFRSPAEARLFRSKHRTTVFMAGLVIAAFLAIPFLNLLTPLFAASMMVHLHKAVSRRDPSFAAGRTEQLRG; from the coding sequence ATGATTCTTGATGCAGCGAGGCTGGCATTCCAAAATCTGTTTGCGACCGAGACCCGGTCGGTGTTCTGGAAGGTTTTGGGGCTCACGCTTCTCGTGCTGGCGGCACTGTGGTTCGCCATCCGCTCCATCTTTATCTATTTCGCCCTGCCATGGGTGGATACGCTTATTCCCGGCATACCCGACTGGGCGGGGTGGCTGACCTTCGTTTTCGCCATTTTTGCCGGCATAGGACTGGCGCTGGCACTGGCATTGCTGATTTCGCCGGTCACCGCCGTCATTGCCGGGCTGTTTCTCGATGATGTCGCCGAAGTGGTGGAGAAAAAAACCTATCCAGATGATCCGCCGGGCAGGGCAATGCCCATTGGCGAGGCCGTGCTGTCGTCGATCAAGTTCTTCGGTGTCGTTATTGCCGGCAACCTCATTGCGCTTTTGCTGCTCCTGGTGCCGGGCGTCAACCTCATCGCGTTTTTCCTGGTGAACGGTTATCTGCTCGGCCGGGAATTCTTCGAATTTGCGGCAATGCGTTTTCGCTCGCCCGCCGAGGCACGGTTGTTCCGCTCCAAACACCGTACGACGGTGTTCATGGCCGGTCTGGTGATCGCCGCTTTCCTGGCCATCCCGTTCCTCAACCTTTTGACGCCGCTTTTTGCCGCCTCGATGATGGTCCATCTGCACAAGGCCGTCAGCCGGCGTGACCCCTCATTCGCTGCCGGCCGCACCGAACAGCTGCGCGGGTAG
- the nth gene encoding endonuclease III, which translates to MTVAKKRSSTQTLKKSNPASARKPARVKTAYSKDELTEIFRRFSIQRPEPKGELEHTNPFTLLVAVALSAQATDVGVNRATRALFKVADGPEKMLALGEEQLIDHIKTIGLYRNKAKNVIALSQMLIDNFGGEVPKTREELVMLPGVGRKTANVVMSMAFGVPTLAVDTHVFRIANRLCLAPGKTPDEVEDRLVRIIPEQYLFHAHHWLILHGRYCCKARKPECERCVIADICKSPEKTFDIPAPLVELPAQLFGAAGSE; encoded by the coding sequence ATGACAGTCGCCAAAAAACGATCCAGCACCCAAACCTTGAAAAAGTCAAATCCGGCATCCGCGCGTAAGCCAGCGCGGGTGAAGACGGCCTATTCGAAGGACGAACTGACCGAGATCTTTCGGCGTTTTTCCATTCAGCGGCCGGAGCCGAAAGGCGAGCTGGAACACACCAATCCCTTCACCCTCCTGGTCGCGGTGGCGCTTTCGGCGCAGGCGACCGATGTCGGCGTGAACCGGGCGACACGAGCACTGTTCAAGGTGGCCGACGGGCCGGAAAAGATGCTGGCGCTCGGCGAAGAGCAGCTGATTGACCATATCAAGACCATCGGCCTTTACCGCAACAAGGCGAAAAACGTCATCGCCTTGTCGCAGATGCTGATCGACAACTTCGGCGGCGAAGTGCCAAAGACCCGCGAGGAGCTGGTGATGTTACCCGGCGTCGGCCGCAAGACGGCCAATGTGGTGATGTCGATGGCCTTCGGCGTGCCCACGCTTGCGGTGGACACGCATGTGTTCCGTATCGCCAACCGGCTCTGTCTTGCGCCGGGGAAAACCCCGGACGAAGTGGAAGACCGGCTCGTCCGCATCATTCCCGAGCAATATCTGTTCCATGCCCATCACTGGCTGATCCTGCACGGGCGTTATTGTTGCAAGGCGCGCAAGCCGGAATGCGAGCGCTGCGTGATCGCCGATATCTGCAAGTCGCCGGAAAAGACCTTCGACATTCCAGCCCCGCTGGTGGAGCTACCCGCGCAGCTGTTCGGTGCGGCCGGCAGCGAATGA
- a CDS encoding DUF2244 domain-containing protein codes for MDTLNDQPIFAAELVPHRSLGRRGFRLLLALSGLACLIYGGFFLATGAWPVGLFFGLDFLLLYFAFRANYRAAKAREEVRISRTSLSIRKFSPAGRMVEHRFNPFWARFKVRRHDEIGIVSMHVTGEGRATDVGSFLNPDDRESFAKAFGGALATVRRRT; via the coding sequence GTGGATACGCTTAACGACCAACCGATTTTCGCGGCGGAACTTGTTCCGCACCGTTCGCTTGGAAGAAGGGGATTCCGGCTGCTTCTTGCCCTGTCGGGGCTCGCCTGCCTGATCTATGGCGGCTTTTTCCTCGCCACCGGGGCATGGCCGGTCGGCCTGTTCTTCGGGCTGGATTTTCTGCTGCTCTACTTTGCTTTTCGCGCCAATTATCGCGCCGCAAAAGCACGGGAAGAGGTTCGCATCTCCCGCACCAGCCTGTCGATCCGCAAATTCTCTCCGGCCGGGCGCATGGTGGAACATCGCTTTAATCCCTTCTGGGCGCGCTTCAAGGTGCGGCGGCACGATGAGATCGGCATCGTTTCCATGCATGTGACGGGTGAGGGGCGGGCGACCGATGTCGGCTCGTTTCTCAATCCGGATGATCGGGAAAGTTTCGCCAAGGCATTCGGCGGCGCGCTCGCTACCGTGCGACGACGGACGTGA